One genomic segment of Nocardia spumae includes these proteins:
- a CDS encoding P1 family peptidase produces MRHGITDVAGVLVGHHHRLDPDATLGSGAATGCTVVRVLGGATAAVDVRGGGPGTRETDLLDPGHTVRQVDAILLTGGSAYGLAAADGVMRWLEEHGQGVPMDPADPARVVPIVPGAVIFDLPVGAWDIRPTAEFGYRAAESASESFERGSVGAGVGARAGAIKGGIGTASVYFTDGPAAGHTVGALVVANPVGSVFDPRTGLPWGAGTDGPQHFDLAPASPEALARANALAVKGTVLNTTIGVVATDAALDPAGCRRLAVTAHDGLARAIRPAHSPLDGDTLFALATGTVATTSSIPLPPAFPADLLLLDALCTAAAVCVERAIVDAVLRADPVAGIPAYRDLFGR; encoded by the coding sequence ATGCGGCATGGCATCACCGATGTGGCGGGTGTGCTCGTCGGTCACCATCATCGGCTCGACCCCGACGCCACCCTCGGCTCCGGCGCGGCGACCGGCTGCACGGTCGTCCGGGTGCTGGGTGGTGCGACGGCCGCGGTCGATGTGCGCGGCGGGGGGCCGGGCACCCGGGAGACCGATCTGCTCGACCCCGGCCACACCGTGCGGCAGGTCGACGCGATTCTGCTCACCGGCGGCAGCGCCTACGGGCTGGCGGCCGCCGACGGGGTGATGCGCTGGCTCGAGGAACACGGTCAGGGCGTCCCGATGGATCCGGCCGATCCCGCGCGGGTGGTGCCCATCGTGCCGGGTGCGGTGATCTTCGATCTCCCGGTGGGGGCGTGGGATATCAGGCCGACCGCCGAATTCGGTTATCGCGCGGCGGAATCGGCGAGCGAGAGCTTCGAGCGAGGCAGTGTGGGCGCCGGGGTGGGCGCCCGGGCCGGTGCCATCAAGGGCGGAATAGGTACGGCCAGTGTGTATTTCACCGACGGACCGGCCGCCGGCCACACGGTCGGCGCGCTGGTGGTGGCCAATCCGGTCGGGTCGGTCTTCGATCCCCGGACCGGGCTGCCGTGGGGCGCGGGCACCGACGGACCGCAGCACTTCGATCTGGCGCCCGCGTCGCCCGAGGCGCTGGCCCGGGCGAATGCGCTGGCGGTGAAGGGGACGGTGCTCAACACCACGATAGGTGTCGTGGCCACCGACGCCGCGCTGGATCCGGCAGGCTGTCGTCGCCTGGCCGTGACAGCGCACGACGGGCTGGCGCGCGCGATCCGCCCAGCGCACTCCCCGCTGGACGGCGATACCTTGTTCGCGCTGGCAACCGGGACGGTCGCCACGACATCGAGTATCCCGCTGCCACCGGCCTTTCCGGCGGATCTGCTGCTGCTCGACGCGCTGTG
- the aosR gene encoding oxidative stress transcriptional regulator AosR: MRKWSRKNSLSGLKLRSEMDPREADVLRSLVGAVTGLLSDRARSAPEDDLAALTGLRTGNSTPPDDPRLARLLPEFHRKEPGSPDADRADLNSALRGLHEPDIIEAKVAAGTVVLETLPERGGKIVLTPEQADAWLNALNDVRLALGTALGIDAETPDQLDPDDPRAPHLDVYHWLTWMQDSLLHALAP; this comes from the coding sequence GTGCGCAAGTGGAGCAGGAAGAACTCGCTGAGCGGGCTCAAGCTGCGGTCGGAGATGGACCCCCGAGAGGCGGACGTGCTGCGTTCGCTCGTCGGGGCGGTTACCGGACTGCTCTCCGACCGGGCCAGATCCGCCCCCGAAGACGACCTGGCGGCGCTGACCGGACTTCGCACCGGTAACAGCACTCCGCCCGACGATCCCCGGCTGGCGCGGCTGCTGCCCGAATTCCATCGCAAGGAGCCCGGCTCCCCGGACGCCGATCGCGCCGATCTCAACAGCGCCCTGCGCGGCCTGCACGAACCCGACATCATCGAAGCCAAGGTCGCTGCCGGGACGGTGGTGCTGGAAACCCTGCCCGAGCGCGGCGGGAAGATCGTGCTCACCCCCGAACAGGCCGACGCCTGGCTCAACGCCCTCAACGACGTGCGGCTGGCGCTGGGCACCGCGCTGGGTATAGATGCCGAAACACCCGATCAACTGGATCCCGACGATCCCCGGGCGCCGCATCTGGACGTCTACCACTGGCTCACCTGGATGCAGGACTCCCTGCTGCACGCCCTGGCCCCCTGA
- the clpS gene encoding ATP-dependent Clp protease adapter ClpS, producing the protein MSAASRSGVRAGAGQLSAPQATPETVEVTEILEAEDRPWVTVVWDDPVNLMHYVTYIFQKLFGYSKAKATELMMQVHNEGKAVVSSGSRDRMEHDVQRLHAAGLWATMQRDQ; encoded by the coding sequence GTGTCGGCCGCGTCGCGCAGCGGCGTACGCGCCGGAGCCGGACAACTGTCGGCGCCCCAGGCGACACCGGAAACCGTCGAGGTCACCGAGATCCTCGAGGCCGAGGATCGGCCGTGGGTCACGGTGGTCTGGGACGACCCGGTGAACCTGATGCATTACGTCACCTACATCTTCCAAAAGCTTTTCGGCTACAGCAAAGCCAAGGCAACCGAGCTGATGATGCAGGTGCACAACGAGGGCAAGGCGGTGGTGTCGTCGGGGTCGCGGGACAGGATGGAGCACGACGTTCAACGTCTGCACGCCGCCGGGCTCTGGGCGACCATGCAGCGTGACCAGTGA
- a CDS encoding nicotinate phosphoribosyltransferase — translation MDISAATASTALLTDQYELTMLAAALADGSAQRQCTFEVFARRLPHGRRYGVVAGTDRLLTALRDFRFGESELAVAARFLDERTLSWLREFRFGGEIDGYLEGDLYFPGSPILSVRGTFAECVVLETLILSILNHDSAIAAAAARMVSASAGRRMIEMGSRRTHELAAPACARAAYLAGFDATSNLEAVRRYGIPGAGTSAHAFTLLHSGPDGQHEAAAFRSQIDALGIGTTLLVDTFDITAGVARAVEVAGPELGGVRIDSGDLGVLARQVREQLDTLGATGTRIVVSGDLDEYAIAALRAEPVDVYGVGTSLVTGSGAPTAGMVYKLVEVEGVPVAKRSSHKQSRGGTKRSVRLSRGTGTIVEEIVYPATAARPSGNGHEVRDLLVPLVRAGEPVAESPDLTHSRELVARGLISLPWEGLKLSAGEPAIPTTFLQ, via the coding sequence GTGGACATATCCGCCGCCACCGCGAGCACCGCGCTACTGACCGACCAGTACGAACTCACCATGCTCGCGGCCGCCCTGGCCGACGGTTCGGCACAGCGGCAGTGCACCTTCGAGGTATTCGCTCGCCGATTGCCACACGGCCGCCGCTACGGCGTCGTCGCGGGTACCGACCGGTTGCTCACCGCCTTGCGGGACTTCCGATTCGGCGAATCGGAGCTCGCGGTCGCGGCCCGATTCCTCGACGAGCGGACGTTGTCCTGGCTGCGCGAGTTCCGCTTCGGCGGCGAGATCGACGGCTACCTCGAGGGCGATCTCTACTTCCCGGGGTCACCGATTCTGTCGGTGCGCGGCACCTTCGCCGAATGCGTGGTCCTGGAGACCCTGATCCTGTCGATCCTCAACCACGACAGCGCGATCGCCGCCGCGGCCGCGCGGATGGTCAGCGCGAGCGCCGGTCGCCGGATGATCGAAATGGGGTCCCGCCGCACCCACGAACTGGCCGCACCGGCCTGCGCGCGGGCCGCCTACCTCGCGGGCTTCGACGCGACTTCGAATCTGGAAGCGGTACGGCGCTACGGAATTCCGGGCGCGGGCACCAGCGCCCATGCCTTCACCCTCCTGCACAGCGGCCCCGACGGACAACACGAAGCGGCCGCCTTCCGCAGCCAGATCGACGCGCTCGGCATCGGCACCACGCTGCTGGTGGACACCTTCGACATCACCGCCGGCGTGGCCCGAGCGGTCGAGGTGGCCGGCCCGGAACTGGGCGGGGTCCGGATCGACTCCGGGGATCTGGGCGTCCTGGCCCGGCAGGTGCGCGAACAGCTGGACACGCTCGGCGCGACCGGCACCCGCATCGTGGTGTCCGGCGATCTGGACGAGTACGCGATCGCGGCACTGCGCGCCGAACCGGTCGACGTATACGGCGTGGGCACCTCACTGGTCACCGGATCGGGTGCGCCGACCGCCGGTATGGTCTACAAACTCGTCGAGGTCGAGGGCGTGCCCGTCGCCAAGCGCAGCAGTCACAAACAGTCGCGCGGCGGCACCAAACGGTCCGTGCGTCTGTCGCGCGGCACCGGCACCATCGTCGAGGAGATCGTCTACCCGGCCACCGCGGCGCGCCCGTCCGGCAACGGCCACGAGGTCCGGGACCTGCTGGTTCCCCTGGTCCGCGCGGGCGAACCGGTAGCCGAATCGCCGGATCTGACCCACAGCCGGGAACTGGTCGCGCGCGGCCTGATCAGCCTGCCGTGGGAAGGTCTGAAACTGTCGGCGGGCGAGCCGGCGATCCCCACCACCTTTCTACAATGA
- the pncA gene encoding pyrazinamidase PncA: MGRALIVVDVQNDFCEGGSLAVTGGAAVARRISEYLTARGGDYVAVVATRDFHIDPGAHFSDRPDYVDSWPPHCRVGTPGADFHPDLDTSAIEEVFSKGAYSAAYSGFEGFAENSTPLAQWLRDKGIDAVDICGIATDHCVRATAADARAAGLPARVLVDLTAAVSPGTADVALDGLRAAGVELSGKLPATGGTR; encoded by the coding sequence ATGGGTAGAGCACTCATCGTCGTCGATGTGCAGAACGACTTCTGCGAGGGCGGATCCCTCGCGGTCACCGGCGGCGCCGCGGTGGCGAGACGGATCAGCGAATACCTGACCGCACGCGGTGGCGACTATGTCGCCGTCGTCGCCACCCGCGACTTCCACATCGATCCGGGCGCTCATTTCTCCGATCGGCCCGACTATGTGGACAGCTGGCCGCCACACTGCCGAGTCGGTACGCCCGGGGCGGATTTCCATCCGGATCTCGACACCTCCGCCATCGAGGAGGTGTTCTCCAAAGGCGCCTACAGTGCCGCTTATTCCGGATTCGAGGGCTTCGCCGAGAACTCGACCCCATTGGCACAATGGTTGCGCGACAAGGGAATCGATGCCGTCGATATCTGCGGTATCGCCACCGATCATTGTGTCCGCGCCACCGCCGCCGACGCGCGCGCGGCCGGTCTGCCGGCCCGCGTGCTGGTGGACCTCACCGCGGCGGTCTCCCCCGGCACGGCGGATGTCGCTCTGGACGGACTCCGCGCGGCGGGGGTGGAATTGTCCGGGAAACTGCCCGCGACGGGCGGCACTCGATGA
- a CDS encoding alpha/beta fold hydrolase produces the protein MEPDYRTWVAGGTHLELGGHRIFHRQDGPVGGLPVTLLHGYPTSSHDWVSVLPALVESGCRVTTLDFLGFGASDRPRDHDYRMTEQATLVEQLWARLGITGTALVAHDYGVSVAQELLARDSARVLRTAWLNGGLYPDLYRPLPIQRLMASPAGKVLGPLMSERTFRPSLRRILGRPVSDADLHQMWLALSDNGGRRVQWALNRYHAERRANADRWQRAFESYSGPMLFVWGPADPISGGHLLPRLRERRPHARFEVLDAAPATGHYPQVENPTAVAAALAEFLRSDRDG, from the coding sequence GTGGAGCCGGACTATCGCACCTGGGTCGCCGGGGGGACGCACCTCGAACTGGGTGGTCACCGCATTTTCCATCGCCAGGACGGTCCGGTCGGCGGTCTGCCGGTCACGCTGCTGCACGGGTATCCGACTTCGTCGCACGACTGGGTGTCGGTGCTGCCCGCGCTCGTCGAATCCGGCTGCCGGGTAACGACATTGGATTTTCTCGGATTCGGCGCCAGCGACCGGCCGCGTGATCACGACTACCGGATGACCGAGCAGGCCACCCTCGTCGAACAACTCTGGGCGCGGCTGGGAATCACCGGCACCGCACTGGTGGCACACGATTACGGGGTGAGTGTCGCGCAGGAGCTGCTGGCCCGCGACAGCGCGCGCGTGCTGCGCACCGCCTGGTTGAACGGAGGTCTGTACCCGGACCTGTACCGCCCGTTGCCGATTCAGCGCCTGATGGCCTCACCGGCGGGCAAGGTGCTGGGGCCGCTCATGTCGGAACGGACCTTCCGGCCGTCCTTGCGCCGCATCCTCGGGCGTCCGGTCTCCGACGCGGACCTGCACCAGATGTGGCTCGCGCTGTCGGACAACGGCGGGCGCCGGGTGCAGTGGGCGCTCAATCGCTATCACGCGGAGCGGCGTGCCAATGCCGACCGCTGGCAGCGGGCGTTCGAATCCTATTCCGGCCCTATGCTCTTCGTCTGGGGGCCGGCCGATCCGATCAGTGGCGGGCATCTGTTGCCGCGGTTGCGTGAACGGCGGCCGCACGCCCGGTTCGAGGTTCTGGACGCCGCACCGGCCACCGGGCACTATCCCCAGGTGGAGAACCCCACGGCGGTGGCCGCCGCGCTCGCGGAATTCCTGCGGAGCGACCGGGACGGGTGA
- a CDS encoding ATP-dependent DNA helicase, with the protein MPELPPVPTLLATAVEALGGTARSGQQTMSAAVAHSIDTKEHLAVQAETGTGKSLAYLVPSLRHAVASGRTVVVSTATIALQRQLVDRDLPRLAQALEKPLGRRARFAILKGRNNYLCLHKINSAIPDEAPETELFDAFAISRLGREVQRLNEWASDTETGDRDELVPGVTDRAWRQVSVSSRECLGKSRCPFGTDCFAERARAESGQADVVVTNHALLAIDAISGIQVLPEHDVVVIDEAHELVDRVTGVATAELSTATITAAAKRCTKLVDEGELDRLEGAAEAWHELLEDLPAGRWDDLPAGGDQVLALLRDAAWTVRTALAPPGSGAPQGDPEAAAARNMAVAAVEEVHDTAVRALTAFEEADAAARRDVLWLAVDEVRGIARRTLHMAPLSVGGLLRSRLFGAATVVLTSATLQVGGSFDGLAVTWGLPPHSHRTGADEPGDTLRRVDPDLANGAEAPSDSSTMRWNSLDVGSPFDHAKSGILYVAKHLPAPGRDGLAPAYLDEIERLIEAAGGRTLGLFSSMRAAKAATEILRERLDTPVLCQGDDATGTLVRAFAEDPATSLFGTLSLWQGVDVPGPSLSLVILDRIPFPRPDDPLLVARQQAVQARGGNGFLTIAANHAALLLAQGTGRLLRSVHDRGVVAILDPRLVTARYGGYLRASLPPYWETSDPEIVTKALRRLTAAAQS; encoded by the coding sequence GTGCCCGAACTCCCGCCCGTACCGACCCTGTTGGCGACCGCCGTGGAAGCGCTGGGCGGTACGGCGCGCAGCGGCCAGCAAACGATGTCGGCCGCGGTCGCGCATTCGATCGACACCAAGGAGCATCTGGCAGTGCAGGCCGAAACCGGTACCGGCAAGTCACTGGCATACCTCGTGCCGAGCCTGCGTCATGCTGTGGCGAGCGGGCGCACGGTGGTCGTCTCCACCGCGACCATCGCCCTGCAGCGGCAGCTGGTCGACCGTGACCTGCCCCGGCTGGCACAGGCCCTGGAGAAGCCGCTGGGCCGGCGCGCCCGCTTCGCGATCCTCAAGGGCCGCAACAACTATCTGTGCCTGCACAAGATCAACAGTGCGATTCCGGACGAAGCGCCGGAGACCGAACTGTTCGACGCGTTCGCCATCTCGCGGCTCGGGCGCGAGGTGCAGCGCCTCAACGAATGGGCTTCCGATACCGAGACCGGCGATCGCGACGAGCTGGTTCCCGGGGTCACCGATCGGGCCTGGCGGCAGGTCAGCGTGTCGTCGCGGGAATGTCTGGGTAAGAGCCGCTGCCCGTTCGGCACCGACTGCTTCGCCGAACGCGCCCGCGCGGAGTCCGGACAGGCCGATGTGGTGGTCACCAACCACGCGCTGCTGGCCATCGATGCCATCAGCGGAATCCAGGTGCTGCCCGAACACGATGTGGTCGTCATCGACGAGGCGCACGAACTCGTCGATCGGGTCACCGGGGTGGCGACGGCCGAGTTGTCCACCGCCACGATCACCGCGGCCGCCAAACGCTGTACCAAACTCGTCGACGAGGGCGAACTCGACCGGCTCGAGGGCGCCGCCGAGGCCTGGCACGAACTGCTCGAGGACCTGCCCGCGGGCCGCTGGGACGATCTGCCCGCAGGCGGCGACCAGGTCCTGGCGCTGTTGCGCGATGCCGCCTGGACCGTCCGCACCGCTCTCGCGCCACCCGGTTCCGGTGCGCCGCAGGGCGATCCGGAGGCCGCCGCGGCCCGCAACATGGCGGTGGCCGCGGTCGAGGAGGTGCACGATACGGCGGTCCGCGCGCTGACCGCCTTCGAGGAAGCCGATGCCGCGGCCCGCCGTGATGTGCTGTGGCTGGCGGTCGACGAGGTGCGCGGTATCGCACGCCGCACCCTGCACATGGCACCGCTGTCGGTCGGCGGATTGTTGCGCAGCCGATTGTTCGGGGCCGCGACCGTCGTGCTGACCTCCGCCACCCTGCAGGTCGGCGGGTCCTTCGACGGACTGGCCGTGACCTGGGGACTTCCGCCGCATTCCCATCGCACCGGCGCCGACGAACCCGGCGACACGCTCCGCCGTGTCGACCCGGATCTGGCCAACGGCGCCGAGGCGCCCTCCGACAGCTCCACCATGCGCTGGAACTCCCTCGATGTCGGCTCCCCGTTCGATCACGCCAAGTCGGGCATTCTCTACGTCGCCAAACATCTTCCGGCGCCTGGACGCGACGGCCTGGCCCCCGCGTACCTGGACGAGATCGAGCGGTTGATCGAGGCCGCCGGCGGACGCACCCTGGGCCTGTTCTCCTCGATGCGCGCGGCCAAGGCCGCCACCGAGATCCTGCGCGAACGGCTCGACACCCCGGTCCTGTGCCAGGGCGACGACGCCACCGGCACCCTGGTCCGCGCCTTCGCCGAGGACCCCGCGACCTCGCTGTTCGGCACCCTGTCGCTGTGGCAGGGTGTCGACGTGCCCGGACCGTCGCTGAGTCTGGTCATCCTCGACCGCATTCCGTTCCCCCGGCCGGACGATCCGCTGCTGGTGGCCCGGCAGCAGGCCGTCCAGGCGCGCGGGGGCAACGGATTTCTCACCATCGCCGCGAATCACGCCGCACTGCTGCTGGCCCAGGGAACGGGCCGGCTGCTGCGCAGTGTGCACGACCGTGGTGTCGTCGCGATCCTGGATCCGCGTCTGGTCACGGCCCGCTACGGCGGATATCTGCGGGCGTCGCTGCCGCCCTACTGGGAGACCTCCGACCCCGAGATCGTCACCAAGGCGCTGCGCCGCCTGACCGCGGCGGCGCAGTCCTGA
- a CDS encoding DoxX family protein: MTADIENRTNRPLEFRTAADSAAIDIGLLLLRLVFGGLLFVHGTQKLFGWFNGYGLSATAAGFQQMGYDPGKFFATLAGLCEAVGGGLLFLGLLTPLAAAIVLGTMINAMHVTWPHGLQGYEPALLFAVAAVALGFTGPGRFSVDHGRLWQRHGIVWGVGAVVVGVVAAVVTLLVK; encoded by the coding sequence ATGACCGCCGACATCGAGAACCGGACCAACCGCCCGCTCGAATTTCGGACGGCGGCCGACTCGGCCGCGATCGATATCGGGCTCCTGCTGCTGCGCCTGGTCTTCGGTGGCCTGCTGTTCGTGCACGGCACCCAGAAGCTGTTCGGCTGGTTCAACGGCTACGGACTCTCGGCGACTGCCGCCGGATTCCAGCAGATGGGCTACGACCCGGGTAAGTTCTTCGCGACTCTGGCCGGACTGTGCGAGGCGGTCGGCGGCGGACTGTTGTTCCTCGGCCTGCTGACGCCGCTGGCCGCCGCGATCGTGCTGGGCACGATGATCAACGCGATGCATGTGACCTGGCCGCACGGGCTCCAGGGGTACGAGCCGGCGTTGCTGTTCGCGGTGGCCGCGGTGGCGCTGGGCTTCACCGGGCCGGGCCGGTTCTCGGTCGATCACGGCCGGTTGTGGCAGCGTCACGGCATCGTATGGGGAGTCGGCGCGGTGGTCGTCGGTGTGGTCGCCGCGGTGGTGACCCTGCTGGTCAAATAG
- a CDS encoding NCS2 family permease translates to MSIDVLSRSRGRLDSYFGVTRLGSTMKRELMAGTVTFLAMSYVLAVNPAVLGDHGQLGDRGIPTQAVFTATAVAAVVGTLVMGVWARYPIALAPGMGLNAFFAYTVVLGMGIDWRVALSGTLLSGIIFFVLAVTRIREKIIDAIPLQLKLAVGAGIGMFVAFLGLKNAGVVVSDSATFVHLGDFTTGTTLLALFGLVVTVVFLVLGWHGAVLYGIVCTTVVGIISGLVHLPDQVAALPHGLDQTFGQAIINLPHAFTGQMAIVVLTMLFVDFFDASGTLIGIANQAGLLGADGTLPRAAQAFAADSIGTAAGAVIGTSTTTAYVESTAGVTAGGRTGLTAVSTAGWFLIAMFFFPVFAVVADVPAVTAPALIVVGVLMSRSLGDIDWAKLEYAIPAFITVIMMPLTYSIANGIAMGLTFYPIVMVARRRGREVHPVMWVLMAVFLAYFFFLAD, encoded by the coding sequence ATGAGTATCGACGTCCTGTCGCGGTCGCGGGGTCGCCTCGATTCCTACTTCGGGGTCACGCGTCTCGGGTCGACCATGAAGCGCGAACTCATGGCAGGCACGGTGACCTTCCTCGCCATGTCGTATGTCCTGGCGGTCAATCCCGCGGTTCTCGGCGACCACGGTCAACTCGGGGATCGGGGTATCCCGACCCAGGCCGTATTCACCGCGACGGCGGTGGCGGCGGTGGTCGGCACGCTGGTGATGGGGGTGTGGGCACGCTATCCGATCGCGCTGGCGCCGGGAATGGGACTCAACGCGTTCTTCGCCTATACGGTCGTCCTCGGGATGGGGATCGATTGGCGGGTAGCGCTGTCGGGGACGTTGCTGTCGGGCATCATCTTCTTCGTCCTGGCGGTCACCAGGATCCGCGAGAAGATCATCGACGCGATCCCGCTGCAGCTCAAACTCGCCGTTGGCGCGGGTATCGGCATGTTCGTGGCGTTTCTGGGCCTCAAGAACGCCGGTGTGGTGGTCTCGGATTCGGCGACCTTCGTCCACCTCGGCGATTTCACCACGGGGACCACACTGCTGGCCCTGTTCGGGCTGGTCGTGACCGTGGTCTTCCTGGTGCTCGGCTGGCACGGCGCCGTGCTGTACGGGATCGTGTGCACCACCGTGGTCGGCATCATCAGCGGCCTGGTGCATCTGCCGGATCAGGTGGCCGCCCTGCCGCACGGACTGGATCAGACCTTCGGGCAGGCGATCATCAATCTGCCGCACGCTTTCACCGGGCAGATGGCGATCGTGGTGCTGACCATGTTGTTCGTCGACTTCTTCGACGCCTCGGGCACCCTGATCGGAATCGCCAATCAGGCCGGTCTGCTCGGTGCGGACGGCACACTGCCCCGGGCCGCCCAGGCGTTCGCGGCGGACTCGATCGGAACCGCCGCGGGCGCGGTGATCGGCACCTCGACGACCACCGCCTACGTCGAATCCACAGCGGGCGTCACCGCCGGCGGGCGGACCGGATTGACGGCGGTGTCCACGGCGGGCTGGTTCCTGATCGCGATGTTCTTCTTCCCGGTGTTCGCGGTGGTCGCCGATGTCCCCGCGGTCACCGCTCCGGCGCTGATCGTGGTGGGCGTGCTGATGTCGCGGTCGCTGGGCGATATCGACTGGGCCAAGCTGGAGTACGCGATCCCGGCCTTCATCACCGTGATCATGATGCCGCTGACCTATTCGATCGCCAACGGGATCGCGATGGGGCTGACCTTCTACCCGATCGTGATGGTCGCCCGCCGCCGCGGACGTGAGGTGCATCCGGTGATGTGGGTGCTGATGGCGGTGTTCCTCGCGTACTTCTTCTTCCTCGCCGATTAA